The stretch of DNA CAGGGCGCGGGTGAGTGGGCGTGGTGATTGACCTGGCGGGGAAGCGCGCGGTCGTGACCGGCGGCGCCCGCGGCATCGGGAAGGCCACGGCCGAGATGTTCCGGCAGGCGGGTGCCGAGGTGATCACGGTGTCGCGCTCCACCCACGGCGACCTCTCCGATCCGTGCGTCTCCGAGAAGGCGGCGGCCGCGGTCGCGGCGCCGCTGCACGCCTTGGTGGTGAATCACGGCGTGTGGGTGCCGGACGCGGCGGCCCTGGCGCAGATGCCTCCCAGCCAGTGGCACTCCACTATCGCGCAGAACCTCGATTCGTACTTCTACGTGGTGCGCGCCTTCGCGCCGAAGCTGGTGGACGGCGCCTCGATCGTGTTCGTCGCGTCCACGGCCGCGCAGCGCGGCGAGGCCTTCCACGCCGACTACGCCGCCAGCAAGGGCGCCATCGTGTCGCTCACCAAGAGCCTCGCGGTGGAGCTGGCGCCGAGCATCCGAGTGAATTGTGTCGCCCCGGGATGGGTGGACACGGAGATGGCCGCCCAGCCGTACGCCGGCGGCGGCCGGGCCCGCATCGAGGCGACGATCCCGCTCGGCCGGGTGGCGTCGCAGGAGGATGTCGCTGGTCCCATCCTCTTCCTCTGTTCCGACCTCGCGCGCCACATCACGGGTGAGATACTCAACGTCAACGGCGGGAGCGTCCTGGGTGGCTGAGGTCTTCCCGGTAGAACGCATCCCCGCCGAGGTCGGCAAGATCGCGTCCCGTCTCAGGGACTCCGGCTTCGAGGTCTGGTACGTGGGCGGCGCGGTGCGTGACGTCCTCCTCGAGCTGCTGCTCGGCCAGTCCGCGGCGCGGGTCGGTGACTTCGACATCGCCACTTCGGCGCGGCCCGAGCAGGTGCAGGCGCTGTTCCGGCGCACCGTGCCGGTCGGCATCGAGCACGGCACCGTGGCGGTGCTGGACCAGAGCGGCATCGCCCACGAGGTCACGACGTTCCGCAAGGACGTGAAGACCGACGGGCGCCACGCCGAGGTGGAGTTCGGCGTGACGCTGGAGGACGACCTGGCCCGGCGTGACTTCACGATCAACGCCGTCGCGGTCCATCCCTGGAGCGGCGAGATCCGCGATCCGTTCGGCGGCCGGGACGACCTGCGCGCTCGCGTCGTCCGCGCGGTAGGCGACCCCGCAATGCGGTTCCGCGAGGATGGGCTGCGGGTGCTGCGGGCGCTCCGGTTCGCCGCGACGTTGGGGTTCGCGCTCGATCCCGCGACCTGGGATGCCCTCGTCGCTGCGGCGTCGGACCTGGCGCACCTCTCGCGCGAGCGGGTGCGGGACGAGTGGCTCAAGATGCTCGCGACCAGCTTGCCGTCGGTCGGGGTGGGCCTCTGGCGCCGGGCCGGAGTGTGGCGCGAAGTGTGGCCGGAGCTGGCGGATTTCGACGCGCGCGCCGAGGGAACGCTCGACGAGATCGAGCCTCGCGATCCGGTGCTGCTGACGGCGGCGGCGCTCGGGTACGTCGTGGGCGGCTCGGACGCGGCCGAGGCCGCGGTGCGGCGCCTGCGGTTCTCCAGCGGGGACGTGGAACGGGTTCGCTGGGTCGTCGGAGGCTTGGCGGAGCCGCTGCCGGCGCCCGGCGCTACCCGGGAGGTCCGCCGCTGGCTCTCGCGCCACCGCGCCAGCGCCCGGGACGTCATCGCCGTGTCCGAGCCACGCGCCCGTCGTGCCGACCTTCTGGCGGCCGTGGAGGCGGTGATCGCATCGGGTGACGCGATCGGCATCCGCGATCTGGCCGTCACCGGCGACGATCTCCAGGCGGCCGGGCTCGCACCGGGCAAAGCCATGGGCGAGGTGCTGCGCCGCCTTCTGGACGAAGTCCTCGACGAGCCGTGGCGCAACACCCGCGAGCACCTGCTCGTCCGCGCCAAGGAGTTGTCGTGAGCATCATGCCGGCCGTGCTGTTCGGGGTGGTGGCGGCGGCCGCGAACCTGCTCGGCGCTGTGGCCGTCGCGCGCAGCGCCCGCATGGGGCTTCGGGTGATCGAGGGGTTCGTCGCGTTCGCGGCGGGATTCATGCTCGCGCTCGCGCTCGTAGCGGCGGTGCCCGAGGCGCTGCGCCGGGATGCCGCGACGGCCGCGCCCGTTATCCTCCTCGGCTACCTGCTCGTGCACCTCTCCCAGCACACCCTCACGCCGCACTTCCACTTCGGCGAGGAGACGCACGTGGTCTCCGAGCGGGCGAGCAGCGCCGCGCTCGTCGGCCTGCTGTTGCACACCTTCTTCGACGGCGTCGCCATTGCGTCGGGGTTCCTCGTCAGCGCATCCCTCGGCGTGCTCTTCTTCGTCGCGATCTTCCTGCACAAGATTCCCGAGGGCGTCACGGTCTCGAGCCTGGTGATCGCATCCGGAGGCACCGCCCGGCGCGGCTACTTCGCGGCCGCGCTGCTCGGCGGCGCCACGATCCTCGGCGTCCTGGTCACGGCGTGGGCGGGGGTGCTCCAGGAGTACGGGCTCGCGCTCTCGGCGGGGGTGACGATCTACGTGGGCGCATCGAACCTCGTGCCCGAGTTCCAGGGAAAGAAGGGATGGATGCTCCCGGCGGCGTTCTTCGCCGGCGCGGGGGCGTTCCTCCTCGCCCACGGCCTCCTGGAGCGGGCCTTGGGATCAGGGGGCGATGTGACTATATTGGTCACGTCGATTGGACCAATGAGGTCACCATGAAGAAGTACGGGAAGGCCAAGACCCGGAAGGTCGCGAAGGTGTCGGAGCTGAAGGCGGGGTTGAGCGGGTACCTGGCCCAGGTGAAGCGGGGCGAGGAGGTCGTCATCACTGAGCGCGGACGGACCATCGCGAAGCTCATTCCGGTCCCGCCGGCGGAGGACGATGAGATGGAGCGGATGAGGGAGCTGGAGCGTCGCGGCATTCTGACGATACCGGAGCACCCGGGCGTCCCGCCGGAGTACTGGACCCTTGAGCTGCCGAAGGATCCCGAGGGACTGGTACTCAAGGCCCTGCTGGAGGAACGGGAGGAGGGCCGGTGAGGTTTTGGGATGCCTCGGCGCTCGTGCCGCTGCACGTCGCGGAGCGCCGCACGGCGGACATGCGCGCGCTCTTCAAGGACGACGAAGCGGTCGTCGTGTGGTGGGGTACGGTGGTCGAGTGCGCGTCGGCGCTCGCCCGCCAGCACCGGCGGCGTACCCTCCTGGGAACGATCCCCTCGACGCCATCGTGCTGGAGCGCCATCAGCGTCATCTGGTCGGCGGGCACGTTCTGCGGGTGGCACCACCTGAGGTGATCGTGGTTCGCAAGCTCGAGCGGTGCCGGGATGGTGGCACCGAACGGCATCTGCGTGATGGGCGCGGAATCCTGGAGTATGTTGGCCCGGCGCTGGATCAGCAGGCTCTGGAGGCGCTTGTGGCCTAACGCGGGCTGCAGCAGGAACTTGCCGCGGCCATGCCCTGCCGCTCGAATGACCGCGGGCCTTGGGATGAGGGGGCGATGTGACTATATTGGTCACATCGACTGGACCAATGAGGTCATGATGAAAAAGCACGGGAAGGCCAAGAACCGGAAGGTCGCGCAGGTGTCGGAGCTGAAGGCGGGGCTGAGCGGGTACCTGGCCCAGGTCAAGCGAGGGGAGGAGATCATCGTCACGGAGCGCGGGCGGACCATCGCGAAGATCATCCCGGTGCCGCCGCCCGAGAACGATGAGGAAGCCCGGATGCGCGAGGCGGAGCGCCAGGGCCGGATCATCGTGCGGGGGTCCGGTCGCCTCCCGGACAGCTTCTTCGCCTGGGAGCGCCCCAAGGTGCCGGAGGGGGCCATCGAGCGGTGGATCGCCTGGGAGCGCTACGAGGATGAGTCGTGAGGTTCTGGGATTCCTCGGCGATCGTGGCGACGCTCGTCGCTCAGCCCGGCACCGAAGCGTGTCTGGCCCTGGCAGAGGCTGACCCGGCAATGGTGGTGTGGTGGGGCACCGTGGTCGAGTGCGAGGCGGCCCTCGGACGCCTGGTACGAACGGGGGAGGTGGCCGAAGCGGCGGTGTCCGCCCTGCGGGCGGGGCTGGCGCAGATGGAATGGCGCGAGGTGGCCCCGCGGCAGGCGATTCGCGACATCGCGGCGTCCGTGTTGCGGCGCCATCCGCTCAAAGCCGGAGACGCACTCCAATTGGCTGCTGCTCTCTCGTGGAGCGCGGAAACGGCACCGGATCAGCCGTTCGTCACGCTGGATCGGCGCCTCCGGAAGGCGGCGCTCGCCGAGGGATTCGAGGTCCTGCCGTCCCTGTGACCCGCGAGCCCTCGCTGTTCGCCCCACCCGCGGGCGCGCAGCCCCTCGCAGCGCGCATGCGCCCCCGCTCGCTCGACGAGTTCCTCGGCCAGGAGCAGCTGCTGGGCCCCGGCAAGGCGCTCGGCGAGCTCATCCGCCGCGGGGAAGTGGGTTCGATGATCTTCTCGGGCCCGCCAGGCTCCGGAAAAACAACGCTCGCCTTCCTCATCGCCGCCTACACCGAACGCGAGTTCGTCCCGTTCAGCGCGGTGACCGAAGGTGTGCCGCGCGTCCGCGGGATCATCAAGGAAGCCGAGGACCGCCTCGCGCTCAACGGCCGCCGCACCATCCTCTTCTGTGACGAGATCCACCGGTTCAACCGCGCGCAACAGGACGCGTTCCTGCCGCACGTGGAGCGCGGGACCATCGCGCTCATCGGCGCCACGACGGAGAACCCGTCGTTCGAGCTCACCGGCGCGCTGCTCTCGCGGACGCGGGTGTTCGTGCTCGAGCCGCTCTCGGAAGCACACGTCAGGATCCTGGTCGAGCGTGCCATCGCGGACTCGGAGCGAGGGCTGGGCAAGCTGGGGCTCACGATCGATGACGAGGCGCTCGCGCTGCTTGGTCGCGAGGCGGATGGTGACGCGAGGCGCGCTCTCTCGGCGCTCGAGGCGGCGGCGGAATTCGTCAGCGGGCACGGGGGCACAGGCGCACAGGCGCACGCCGAGGCAACCGGGGGCGACCGTGCGGCTGTGCCCCTGTGCATCCGTGCGTCTGACATCGCCGATGCGCTCCAGAGGCGATTCGCGCGGTACGACAAGGGCGGGGAGGAGCACTACAACCTCATTTCGGCGCTCCACAAGGCGATGCGCGGGTCGGACCCGGACGGCGCGCTGTACTGGCTCGCCCGGATGATCGACGGTGGTGAGGACCCGCTCTTCATCGCCCGGCGGGTGGTGCGCGCCGCGTCCGAGGACGTCGGCCTCGCGGATCCGCGCGCCCTGAGCGTGGCGCTGGCGGCCAAGGAGGCGCTGCACTTCCTGGGGCAGCCGGAGGGGGAGCTGGCCTTGGCCGAGGCAGTGCTCTACGTGACGACCGCACCCAAGTCGAACCGGGTGTACGAGGCCTGGGGCGCGGCCCTGGCGGCCGCCAGGGAGCACCCGGCCGAAGGGGTCCCGCTTCACATCCGCAACGCGCCGACGTCCCTCATGAAGGAGCAGGGCTACGGCAAGGGCTACCAGTACGCCCACGCGGCGCCGGAGGGGTACACGCCGCAGGAATATCTCCCGGAGGTGCTGCGCGGGACGCGGTTCTACGAGCCCACCGGGTTCGGGTTCGAGAAAGAGATCGCGAAGCGAATGGCGTGGTGGGCTGAGTTGAAATCGCGGGCCGCCGCGGCCCAACCCTGACGCTGCTGGCGCGGATGATCGACGGGGGTGAGGACCCACTCTAGCCGCCGAGGGTCTGAACGAACTCCCGCGGGCTCACGATGCGAAGGCCGCGGAGCCGGCGCTCCGGGTCGGCACCCAGCTCGTCGAAGTGCCTGAGGTTGCCCGTGACGAGGCACGCGGCGCGGCCCGCGAGCGCGGTCTCGAGCACGGCGTTGTCAGCTGGGTCGCGCCTGAGGACGCTGAGGCGCCCCTTGATGCGCACCAGACCGTCGGGCTCCGTGAGGGAGACCACCAGGCCGGTGAAGGCGTAGGCGGCGTCGGGTGGGATCTGGAGCTTGGGGTAGGCGAGCGCGCGTACGAGCTCGGCGACGATCGGGGGGCTCGTGACCAGCCTGAAGGCGCCGCGCGCGGCGAGTTTCAGGCACTGGAGGGGCGGGGTAGTCCGGGCGGCGCGCTGGGCCAGCAGCGCCGAGACCAGCACGTTGGTGTCGAGGACCGCCCGGAGGAGCGACTCAGGCACCGGGGCCGCGGCGGGCCCAGGCCACGGCTTCGGTGGCGAGGTCGGCGATCTCCTCTTGGCTTAGGTCGGCGGGCGGGAGCTGCGAGGCGATGGCCTCGAGCCGCGCCTCCAGGGCGGCGGCGCGGATGGCGGCCCCGAGCTTGCTCGCGGTCCGCTCCTCGCCCAGCGTCTGCTCCAGGGCCAGGATGGCCTGGCGGGTTTCGAGCGGCAGGCCGGTGTAGAGACGCAGGGCCTCCGCTACGATGGAGCTCTGCGGGCGTCGCTCCTCCTTGGCGGCGCGCTGGGCCGCCCGGTAGATCGCGGGGTCGAGGGACGAGCTGATGGTTTTCGTGGCCATCATTAAACTTATTGAAGCGCGCCCGGATCCGCAACCGGGCGGCCGCGACGGCGCATGACGCGCCGCCGAGCAGGCCTCAAGCACGCGCCGACTGCCTCTCGGTCCGGTTCGGCGGTAGCTTCTCCGCATGCGGATCGAGGCGCAGGCGGGCAATACGTGAATCCGGTCGAGGAGGCCGTGCCGGACCGGTTCACGATGAGACGGCTCCACGTGGTGGACCCCGTCTCGCGGGCGCGCGTCGCCGCGACGCTGGCGGACGGGTTGTCGGGCGAGTCCGACGTGGCCTTTGCGTTCCTGTACGGGTCCTTCGTGGATTCGGAGGCGTTCCACGACATCGACGTCGGGGTCTATCTCCGCTCCGGGCAGTCCGGGCTTCTCTATGGCGCGCTGCTCTCCCAGCGTCTGAGCGAGCGGGTGGGCTTTCCGGTGGATGCCCGCGTCCTGAATGGGGCCCCGGTGTCTTTCCTGTACCACGTGATGCGGGGGCGGGTCGTCCTGAGCCGCGACGATGCGCTCTTGGGAGACGTGATGGAGCGCACCATGCAGCGCTATCTGGACATCGCCCCGCTGCTGCGGCGCAGCGCCAGGGAGGCGTTCGCAACGTGAGCCTGAACGCGGACCTGATCCGGACGCGGTGCGCCGAGATCGAGGAGTCGCTGGGCCGCCTGGAACGGACTGGTGTTCGAAGTCGTGGCCCGGGACCTGGGTGACCTGCGGGCGTTCGCGGGGGCGATGGCGCGGCTGCTGTAGCTCGGCACCAGAGGGCTTGCCTGGCGGACGCCAGGACCGAGTTGTAGATGCAGCCTTGACGTGGCCGGCGGTGGTGTTTACGATGTTTACGTCGTAATCATAGTGAGGGGTCCATGGCATCATCCACGGTGGCGACCCGCCTTCCGGCCGCGTTGCTGCGCGAGATCACCCGCTACGCCAAGCGGCGGCGCATGGGGCCGTCGGAGGCGCTGCGGGCGATCGTGGACGAGTGGGTCACGACGGCCAAGTACCCGGCAATAGAGTTCCGGGACGGCCCGGTGGGGAGGCGGCCGGGGATGCGGGGCGGTCCCGACGTCTGGGAACTGGTGATGGTGGCGAGAGACGTGGGGACCGATGCGGAGGCTTTGCGCGAGTATTTCGGCCCGCACCTGTCGCCCGGGGCGATCCAGCAGGCTCTGGCGTACGCGGCCGAGCATCCGGATGTGGACGCGTGGGTGGACGAGAACGAGCGGCTCGGCGAGGAGCTGGAGCGGAAGTTCCTGGCGCGGGCCCGAGCCTAGCCGTTGCGGATCCTGCTCGACGAGAACATGGATCGGCGGGTCGCGGCGGCGCTTGCCAACCGTGGGATTGATGTGGTGCACGTCCTGGACATCGGTCTTGCGGGCGCGTCGGACGTGGCCGTGTTCGACTGGGCGATCGGGCAGGACAGGGTGATTGTGACGCGCGACTACCCGGACTTCAGCCATCTCGCGAGTGTCGCCCAGCGGGTGGGGCGGTCGTTTCCGGGGGTGCTGTTAGTGTCGCGCGCGCTCAGGCCGGGAAACGTTGGAGCAATCGCCACGGGGGTCGAGCGGTTCGCGCGGGGCAGCAGGGTGCTCGCCCCCGGAACGGTGGCGTGGGTGACAGCGGGCGAGGGATAGGGGCTCGGCAACTGCGCGCCGCCGCGGCCAAGTCACGCCGCGCCGACTGCCTCGCGGCCCGATTCGGTAGTAACTTCTTCGCATGCGGATCGAGTCTGAGCGCCTGATCAAACAGGCCGATCGAGACCTAGAGAACGCCGGAAAGAACGTGGGCATCGAGGCGTTAGAGGTCGCCGGTGTGTACCTGTTCGGGTCGCTGGCCGAGGGTCGCGCGGTACCAGGGAGCGACGCCGACGTGCTGGTGCTCTTAGCGACG from Gemmatimonadales bacterium encodes:
- a CDS encoding nucleotidyltransferase domain-containing protein, with protein sequence MRIESERLIKQADRDLENAGKNVGIEALEVAGVYLFGSLAEGRAVPGSDADVLVLLATGREP
- a CDS encoding putative toxin-antitoxin system toxin component, PIN family, encoding MPESLLRAVLDTNVLVSALLAQRAARTTPPLQCLKLAARGAFRLVTSPPIVAELVRALAYPKLQIPPDAAYAFTGLVVSLTEPDGLVRIKGRLSVLRRDPADNAVLETALAGRAACLVTGNLRHFDELGADPERRLRGLRIVSPREFVQTLGG
- a CDS encoding type II toxin-antitoxin system VapC family toxin translates to MRFWDSSAIVATLVAQPGTEACLALAEADPAMVVWWGTVVECEAALGRLVRTGEVAEAAVSALRAGLAQMEWREVAPRQAIRDIAASVLRRHPLKAGDALQLAAALSWSAETAPDQPFVTLDRRLRKAALAEGFEVLPSL
- a CDS encoding replication-associated recombination protein A, whose product is MTREPSLFAPPAGAQPLAARMRPRSLDEFLGQEQLLGPGKALGELIRRGEVGSMIFSGPPGSGKTTLAFLIAAYTEREFVPFSAVTEGVPRVRGIIKEAEDRLALNGRRTILFCDEIHRFNRAQQDAFLPHVERGTIALIGATTENPSFELTGALLSRTRVFVLEPLSEAHVRILVERAIADSERGLGKLGLTIDDEALALLGREADGDARRALSALEAAAEFVSGHGGTGAQAHAEATGGDRAAVPLCIRASDIADALQRRFARYDKGGEEHYNLISALHKAMRGSDPDGALYWLARMIDGGEDPLFIARRVVRAASEDVGLADPRALSVALAAKEALHFLGQPEGELALAEAVLYVTTAPKSNRVYEAWGAALAAAREHPAEGVPLHIRNAPTSLMKEQGYGKGYQYAHAAPEGYTPQEYLPEVLRGTRFYEPTGFGFEKEIAKRMAWWAELKSRAAAAQP
- a CDS encoding nucleotidyltransferase domain-containing protein, whose translation is MNPVEEAVPDRFTMRRLHVVDPVSRARVAATLADGLSGESDVAFAFLYGSFVDSEAFHDIDVGVYLRSGQSGLLYGALLSQRLSERVGFPVDARVLNGAPVSFLYHVMRGRVVLSRDDALLGDVMERTMQRYLDIAPLLRRSAREAFAT
- a CDS encoding ZIP family metal transporter, encoding MPAVLFGVVAAAANLLGAVAVARSARMGLRVIEGFVAFAAGFMLALALVAAVPEALRRDAATAAPVILLGYLLVHLSQHTLTPHFHFGEETHVVSERASSAALVGLLLHTFFDGVAIASGFLVSASLGVLFFVAIFLHKIPEGVTVSSLVIASGGTARRGYFAAALLGGATILGVLVTAWAGVLQEYGLALSAGVTIYVGASNLVPEFQGKKGWMLPAAFFAGAGAFLLAHGLLERALGSGGDVTILVTSIGPMRSP
- a CDS encoding CCA tRNA nucleotidyltransferase, translating into MAEVFPVERIPAEVGKIASRLRDSGFEVWYVGGAVRDVLLELLLGQSAARVGDFDIATSARPEQVQALFRRTVPVGIEHGTVAVLDQSGIAHEVTTFRKDVKTDGRHAEVEFGVTLEDDLARRDFTINAVAVHPWSGEIRDPFGGRDDLRARVVRAVGDPAMRFREDGLRVLRALRFAATLGFALDPATWDALVAAASDLAHLSRERVRDEWLKMLATSLPSVGVGLWRRAGVWREVWPELADFDARAEGTLDEIEPRDPVLLTAAALGYVVGGSDAAEAAVRRLRFSSGDVERVRWVVGGLAEPLPAPGATREVRRWLSRHRASARDVIAVSEPRARRADLLAAVEAVIASGDAIGIRDLAVTGDDLQAAGLAPGKAMGEVLRRLLDEVLDEPWRNTREHLLVRAKELS
- a CDS encoding type II toxin-antitoxin system prevent-host-death family antitoxin; translation: MKKYGKAKTRKVAKVSELKAGLSGYLAQVKRGEEVVITERGRTIAKLIPVPPAEDDEMERMRELERRGILTIPEHPGVPPEYWTLELPKDPEGLVLKALLEEREEGR
- a CDS encoding DUF5615 family PIN-like protein; amino-acid sequence: MRILLDENMDRRVAAALANRGIDVVHVLDIGLAGASDVAVFDWAIGQDRVIVTRDYPDFSHLASVAQRVGRSFPGVLLVSRALRPGNVGAIATGVERFARGSRVLAPGTVAWVTAGEG
- a CDS encoding SDR family oxidoreductase, with product MGVVIDLAGKRAVVTGGARGIGKATAEMFRQAGAEVITVSRSTHGDLSDPCVSEKAAAAVAAPLHALVVNHGVWVPDAAALAQMPPSQWHSTIAQNLDSYFYVVRAFAPKLVDGASIVFVASTAAQRGEAFHADYAASKGAIVSLTKSLAVELAPSIRVNCVAPGWVDTEMAAQPYAGGGRARIEATIPLGRVASQEDVAGPILFLCSDLARHITGEILNVNGGSVLGG
- a CDS encoding type II toxin-antitoxin system prevent-host-death family antitoxin; translation: MKKHGKAKNRKVAQVSELKAGLSGYLAQVKRGEEIIVTERGRTIAKIIPVPPPENDEEARMREAERQGRIIVRGSGRLPDSFFAWERPKVPEGAIERWIAWERYEDES